One Hordeum vulgare subsp. vulgare chromosome 4H, MorexV3_pseudomolecules_assembly, whole genome shotgun sequence DNA window includes the following coding sequences:
- the LOC123449883 gene encoding endoribonuclease Dicer homolog 1 isoform X2 yields the protein MAGGGGGGGAGEHPGAVSYWYDACEDDEDASLLCGIDFASSADFDPGLMPLPAMDCGIDFAASADFNPGFMPAMDCGGVDDGFVAEIDRILESIDAETAPAPQPPPVAPPQPPAERVQEAAAIAAVANNAVAVVCSEQRSQAGGPRNEARSVEARKETRSVGPRKETTSAEPRKETRRETQGGSANGGRGGEWRDGKRPRLAPGADGGPRPDSRRRPMLPPPSRGWDERRGRRDFVDRPRKRDRDRDSNPAHRREARGFWERDRGGKMVFRPGTWEQESEREGKRARTQNGGSMEKNADADKAASAHKEKPLAEEQARHYQLEVLEQAKSRNTIAFLETGAGKTLIAVLLIKSICDKMMKENRKILAVFLVPKVPLVYQQAEVIRERTGYRVGHYCGEMGQDFWDARKWQREFDSKQVLVMTAQILLNILRHSIIKMDAIHLLILDECHHAVKKHPYSLVMSEFYHTTPKDKRPVVFGMTASPVNLKGVTSQEDCAIKIRNLESKLDSVVCTIKDRKELEKHVPMPSEVVVQYDKAATLCSLHEQIKQMEAAVEEAALCSSKRTKWQFMGARDAGSRDELRLVYGVSERTESDGAANLIQKLRAINYALGELGQWCAYKVAQSFLTVLQNDERANYQVDVKFQESHLKKVVDLLHCQLTEGAAVKSETNDVEMHNTENHNPSELEDGELPDSHAVSVGEHVDEVIGAAVADGKVTPRVQALIKILLKYQHTEDFRAIIFVERVVTALVLPKVLAELPSLGFIRCASLIGHNNNQEMRTSQMQDTIAKFRDGRVTLLVATSVAEEGLDIRQCNVVIRFDLAKTVLAYVQSRGRARKPGSDYILMVERGNLAHETFLRNARNSEETLRKEAIERTDLSHLDGTLLNSIHIPPDSMYQVESTGAVVSLNSAVGLVHLYCSQLPSDRYSILRPEFIMQKHEKPGGSMEYSCKLQLPCNAPFEKLEGPICGSIRLAQQAVCLAACKKLHEMSAFTDMLLPDRGSGEGEKTEKNEGDPLPGTARHREFYPEGVAEILRGEWILCGRDGCQSTQFIKLYMYSVNCVDVGTSKDPSLAQISNFSIIFGSELDAEVLSTPMDLFVARTMITKASLVFRGPIEVTESQLVLLKSFHVRLMSIVLDVDVDPSTTPWDPAKAYLFVPVGAEKCAGALREIDWTLINNIVNTDAWNNPLQKARPDVYLGTNERTLGGDKREYGFGKLRNGTAFGQKAHPTYGIRGAIADFDIVKASGLVPSRDRGYSSDYQNQGKLFMADSCWDAKDLSGMVVTAAHSGKRFYVDCICYNMNAENSFPRKEGYLGPLEYSSYADYYKQKYGVELVYKKQPLIRARGVSYCKNLLSPRFEHSEAREGDFSENVDKTYYVYLPPELCLVHPLPGSLIRGAQRLPSIMRRVESMLLAVQLKETIDYPVPAVKVLQ from the exons atggcgggaggaggaggaggaggtggcgcggGCGAGCACCCGGGGGCGGTGTCCTACTGGTACGACGCCTGCGAGGACGACGAGGACGCGTCGCTGCTGTGCGGCATCGACTTCGCCTCGTCCGCCGACTTCGACCCGGGGCTCATGCCCTTGCCCGCCATGGACTGCGGCATCGACTTCGCCGCCTCCGCGGATTTCAACCCCGGCTTCATGCCCGCCATGGACTGCGGCGGCGTAGACGACGGATTCGTCGCCGAGATCGACCGGATTCTCGAGAGCATCGACGCCGAGACAGCCCCCGCGCCACAGCCCCCGCCTGTGGCTCCCCCGCAACCGCCGGCGGAGCGGGTGCAGGAGGCTGCTGCTATTGCGGCTGTGGCCAACAATGCCGTGGCGGTGGTGTGCTCGGAGCAGAGGAGCCAGGCCGGCGGGCCCAGGAACGAGGCGAGAAGCGTCGAGGCGAGGAAGGAGACGAGAAGCGTCGGGCCGAGGAAGGAGACGACAAGCGCCGAGCCGAGGAAGGAGACGAGAAGGGAGACGCAAGGCGGTTCGGCGAACGGCGGTCGCGGCGGGGAGTGGAGAGACGGGAAGCGTCCTCGGCTCGCCCCTGGGGCTGACGGGGGCCCACGCCCTGATTCCCGGCGGCGCCCGATGCTGCCGCCGCCCTCGCGTGGCTGGGATGAACGGCGCGGGAGGCGCGACTTCGTCGACAGGCCTCGCAAGCGCGACCGCGACCGCGACAGTAACCCTGCCCACCGGCGCGAGGCTCGAGGATTCTGGGAGCGGGACCGCGGCGGCAAGATGGTGTTCCGCCCTGGCACCTGGGAGCAGGAGTCTGAGCGCGAGGGAAAGCGTGCCAGGACACAGAACGGAGGCTCCATGGAGAAGAATGCAGACGCAGATAAGGCGGCTTCCGCCCACAAGGAGAAGCCTCTCGCCGAGGAGCAGGCCAGACATTACCAGTTGGAGGTGCTCGAGCAAGCAAAGAGCAGGAACACAATAGCCTTCCTCGAGACCGGCGCAGGGAAGACCCTCATTGCTGTGCTGCTCATCAAAAGCATATGTGACAAAATGATGAAGGAGAACAGGAAAATACTTGCCGTGTTCTTGGTTCCCAAGGTGCCTCTTGTGTATCag CAAGCTGAGGTGATACGCGAGAGGACTGGCTATCGGGTTGGGCACTACTGCGGAGAGATGGGTCAGGATTTCTGGGATGCTAGGAAGTGGCAGCGAGAGTTTGATTCCAAACAG GTACTAGTTATGACAGCTCAAATTTTGTTAAACATCCTCAGGCACAGTATTATTAAAATGGACGCCATACATCTTTTAATTTTAGACGAGTGCCATCATGCAGTGAAAAAGCATCCATATTCTCTAGTGATGTCAGAATTTTATCACACAACTCCGAAGGATAAGAGACCAGTTGTTTTTGGTATGACAGCTTCTCCTGTCAACCTAAAGG GAGTCACTAGCCAAGAAGATTGTGCCATCAAGATAAGAAATCTTGAGAGTAAACTGGATTCCGTTGTTTGTACTATCAAGGATCGGAAGGAGCTTGAGAAACATGTTCCCATGCCTTCTGAAGTTGTTGTCCAATATGACAAAGCAGCCACCCTTTGTTCCCTGCACGAGCAGATCAAACAAATGGAAGCTGCTGTTGAAGAAGCTGCACTCTGTAGCTCTAAGAGAACAAAGTGGCAGTTTATGGGAGCCAGGGATGCTGGGTCTAGAGATGAGCTGCGCCTTGTCTATGGTGTTTCTGAGCGTACAGAAAGTGATGGTGCAGCTAATTTAATCCAGAAGTTGAGAGCTATAAATTATGCTTTAGGTGAACTAGGACAATGGTGTGCTTATAAG GTTGCACAGTCCTTCTTGACAGTATTGCAGAATGATGAAAGGGCAAACTATCAGGTTGATGTAAAGTTTCAAGAGTCGCATTTAAAGAAGGTTGTTGATTTATTGCACTGCCAGTTGACTGAGGGAGCTGCAGTGAAAAGCGAGACGAATGATGTTGAGATGCATAACACTGAAAATCACAACCCAAGTGAACTTGAAGATGGGGAGCTGCCTGATAGCCATG CTGTTTCTGTAGGTGAACATGTAGATGAGGTTATCGGAGCTGCCGTGGCAGATGGGAAAGTTACCCCTAGGGTGCAGGCTTTAATCAAAATCCTTCTCAAGTATCAGCATACTGAGGATTTCCGTGCTATCATCTTTGTGGAGCGAGTTGTCACGGCATTAGTTCTTCCTAAG GTGCTTGCAGAGCTTCCATCTTTAGGCTTTATCCGATGTGCAAGCTTGATAGGTCATAACAACAATCAAGAGATGCGCACAAGCCAAATGCAGGATACAATTGCAAAATTTCGTGATGGTCGT GTTACACTGTTAGTTGCGACTAGTGTCGCTGAGGAAGGACTTGATATTCGACAGTGCAATGTTGTCATTCGCTTTGACCTTGCAAAGACGGTTTTGGCCTACGTACAGTCTCGTGGTCGTGCAAGAAAGCCTGGATCTGACTACATATTGATGGTTGAAAG GGGAAATTTGGCACATGAAACTTTCTTGAGGAATGCTCGAAATAGTGAGGAGACGTTGAGAAAAGAGGCTATAGAAAGAACTGATCTCAGTCATCTTGATGGTACTCTGTTAAATTCCATTCATATACCACCTGATTCGATGTATCAGGTCGAATCAACAGGTGCTGTTGTCAGCTTGAATTCTGCAGTTGGGCTCGTACATTTGTACTGTTCACAGCTTCCAAGTGACAG GTACTCAATTCTTCGTCCAGAATTTATTATGCAAAAACATGAGAAGCCAGGGGGTTCCATGGAATATTCTTGCAAACTTCAACTTCCCTGTAATGCTCCATTTGAGAAACTCGAGGGTCCTATATGCGGATCAATTCGCCTGGCACAGCAA GCTGTTTGTTTGGCTGCCTGTAAGAAGCTGCACGAGATGAGTGCCTTCACAGATATGCTTTTACCTGATAGAGGAAGTGGGGAAGGAGAGAAGACCGAAAAGAATGAAGGTGATCCACTCCCTGGAACGGCACGCCATAGAGAGTTTTATCCTGAaggtgttgctgaaattctgaga GGAGAATGGATTTTATGTGGAAGAGATGGCTGCCAAAGCACTCAATTTATTAAGTTGTATATGTATTCTGTCAATTGTGTGGATGTAGGGACATCTAAGGACCCTTCCCTTGCACAAATATCGaatttttctattatttttggCAGTGAGCTGGATGCAGAG GTTCTGTCGACACCAATGGATCTCTTTGTTGCCAGGACGATGATAACAAAAGCATCTCTTGTATTCCGTGGACCAATTGAAGTTACAGAAAGTCAG CTGGTTCTGCTGAAGAGCTTTCATGTTAGGCTCATGAGCATAGTCCTTGATGTTGATGTTGATCCCTCAACTACACCTTGGGATCCAGCAAAAGCATACCTCTTTGTCCCTGTAGGAGCTGAGAAGTGTGCAGGTGCTTTAAGAGAGATCGATTGGACTTTAATCAACAACATTGTGAACACTGATGCCTGGAACAACCCACTTCAGAAGGCACGACCAGATGTCTATCTAGGCAccaatgagaggacactcggtggAGATAAGAGAGAGTATGGGTTTGGAAAATTGCGTAATGGAACCGCTTTTGGACAGAAGGCACATCCAACTTATGGTATTAGAGGAGCCATTGCTGACTTTGATATTGTTAAAGCATCTGGCTTAGTTCCTTCTCGTGATAGAGGGTATTCAAGTGACTATCAGAACCAAGGCAAGTTGTTCATGGCAGATTCATGCTGGGATGCTAAAGATCTTTCTGGAATGGTTGTCACTGCTGCCCACTCAGGAAAGCGGTTCTATGTGGACTGTATTTGTTATAACATGAATGCAGAAAATTCATTTCCTAGGAAGGAAGGCTATCTGGGGCCTTTGGAATATAGCTCATATGCTGATTACTACAAGCAAAA ATATGGTGTGGAGCTAGTGTATAAGAAACAACCTCTTATACGTGCACGTGGTgtttcctattgcaagaatcttcTGTCTCCTAGATTTGAGCATTCTGAAG CTAGAGAAGGTGATTTTTCGGAGAACGTTGACAAAACATATTATGTCTATTTACCACCCGAACTTTGCCTTGTGCACCCACTTCCTGGATCACTCATTCGTGGAGCTCAGAGGTTGCCATCAATAATGAGAAGGGTTGAGAGTATGCTTCTTGCAGTTCAATTGAAGGAAACAATTGATTATCCTGTTCCCGCAGTTAAG GTCCTGCAATAA
- the LOC123449883 gene encoding endoribonuclease Dicer homolog 1 isoform X1 — MAGGGGGGGAGEHPGAVSYWYDACEDDEDASLLCGIDFASSADFDPGLMPLPAMDCGIDFAASADFNPGFMPAMDCGGVDDGFVAEIDRILESIDAETAPAPQPPPVAPPQPPAERVQEAAAIAAVANNAVAVVCSEQRSQAGGPRNEARSVEARKETRSVGPRKETTSAEPRKETRRETQGGSANGGRGGEWRDGKRPRLAPGADGGPRPDSRRRPMLPPPSRGWDERRGRRDFVDRPRKRDRDRDSNPAHRREARGFWERDRGGKMVFRPGTWEQESEREGKRARTQNGGSMEKNADADKAASAHKEKPLAEEQARHYQLEVLEQAKSRNTIAFLETGAGKTLIAVLLIKSICDKMMKENRKILAVFLVPKVPLVYQQAEVIRERTGYRVGHYCGEMGQDFWDARKWQREFDSKQVLVMTAQILLNILRHSIIKMDAIHLLILDECHHAVKKHPYSLVMSEFYHTTPKDKRPVVFGMTASPVNLKGVTSQEDCAIKIRNLESKLDSVVCTIKDRKELEKHVPMPSEVVVQYDKAATLCSLHEQIKQMEAAVEEAALCSSKRTKWQFMGARDAGSRDELRLVYGVSERTESDGAANLIQKLRAINYALGELGQWCAYKVAQSFLTVLQNDERANYQVDVKFQESHLKKVVDLLHCQLTEGAAVKSETNDVEMHNTENHNPSELEDGELPDSHAVSVGEHVDEVIGAAVADGKVTPRVQALIKILLKYQHTEDFRAIIFVERVVTALVLPKVLAELPSLGFIRCASLIGHNNNQEMRTSQMQDTIAKFRDGRVTLLVATSVAEEGLDIRQCNVVIRFDLAKTVLAYVQSRGRARKPGSDYILMVERGNLAHETFLRNARNSEETLRKEAIERTDLSHLDGTLLNSIHIPPDSMYQVESTGAVVSLNSAVGLVHLYCSQLPSDRYSILRPEFIMQKHEKPGGSMEYSCKLQLPCNAPFEKLEGPICGSIRLAQQAVCLAACKKLHEMSAFTDMLLPDRGSGEGEKTEKNEGDPLPGTARHREFYPEGVAEILRGEWILCGRDGCQSTQFIKLYMYSVNCVDVGTSKDPSLAQISNFSIIFGSELDAEVLSTPMDLFVARTMITKASLVFRGPIEVTESQLVLLKSFHVRLMSIVLDVDVDPSTTPWDPAKAYLFVPVGAEKCAGALREIDWTLINNIVNTDAWNNPLQKARPDVYLGTNERTLGGDKREYGFGKLRNGTAFGQKAHPTYGIRGAIADFDIVKASGLVPSRDRGYSSDYQNQGKLFMADSCWDAKDLSGMVVTAAHSGKRFYVDCICYNMNAENSFPRKEGYLGPLEYSSYADYYKQKYGVELVYKKQPLIRARGVSYCKNLLSPRFEHSEAREGDFSENVDKTYYVYLPPELCLVHPLPGSLIRGAQRLPSIMRRVESMLLAVQLKETIDYPVPAVKILEALTAASCQETFCYERAELLGDAYLKWVVSRFLFLKYPQKHEGQLTRMRQQMVSNMVLYQFALNKTLQSFIQADRFAPSRWAAPGVLPVFDEETRESEPSIFGGESIPGNELQKDYDDDYTDSIQEEGEIDGDSSCYRVLSSKTLADVVEALIGVYYVAGGKIAANHLMKWIGIHAELDPQEIPPPKPYNIPESILKGIDFETLEGILGTKFQNKGFLIEAITHASRPSSGVSCYQRLEFVGDAVLDHLITKHLFFTYTDLPPGRLTDLRAAAVNNENFARVAVRRKLHGHLRHGSSALETQIREFVKDVRKEISKSGFNSFGLGDCKAPKVLGDIIESIAGAVFLDSGYDTSAVWKVFQPLLEPLVTPETLPMHPIRELQERCQQQAEGLEYKASRAGNVATVEVFVDGVQIGVAQNPQKKMAQKLAARNALVVLKEKETAAKKETEKDGDKSNAGFTRQTLNDTCLRRQWPMPQYRCINEGGPAHAKRFVYAVRVNTSDRGWTDECVGEPMPSVKKAKDSAAMLLLELLNRSFPDKPGGKK, encoded by the exons atggcgggaggaggaggaggaggtggcgcggGCGAGCACCCGGGGGCGGTGTCCTACTGGTACGACGCCTGCGAGGACGACGAGGACGCGTCGCTGCTGTGCGGCATCGACTTCGCCTCGTCCGCCGACTTCGACCCGGGGCTCATGCCCTTGCCCGCCATGGACTGCGGCATCGACTTCGCCGCCTCCGCGGATTTCAACCCCGGCTTCATGCCCGCCATGGACTGCGGCGGCGTAGACGACGGATTCGTCGCCGAGATCGACCGGATTCTCGAGAGCATCGACGCCGAGACAGCCCCCGCGCCACAGCCCCCGCCTGTGGCTCCCCCGCAACCGCCGGCGGAGCGGGTGCAGGAGGCTGCTGCTATTGCGGCTGTGGCCAACAATGCCGTGGCGGTGGTGTGCTCGGAGCAGAGGAGCCAGGCCGGCGGGCCCAGGAACGAGGCGAGAAGCGTCGAGGCGAGGAAGGAGACGAGAAGCGTCGGGCCGAGGAAGGAGACGACAAGCGCCGAGCCGAGGAAGGAGACGAGAAGGGAGACGCAAGGCGGTTCGGCGAACGGCGGTCGCGGCGGGGAGTGGAGAGACGGGAAGCGTCCTCGGCTCGCCCCTGGGGCTGACGGGGGCCCACGCCCTGATTCCCGGCGGCGCCCGATGCTGCCGCCGCCCTCGCGTGGCTGGGATGAACGGCGCGGGAGGCGCGACTTCGTCGACAGGCCTCGCAAGCGCGACCGCGACCGCGACAGTAACCCTGCCCACCGGCGCGAGGCTCGAGGATTCTGGGAGCGGGACCGCGGCGGCAAGATGGTGTTCCGCCCTGGCACCTGGGAGCAGGAGTCTGAGCGCGAGGGAAAGCGTGCCAGGACACAGAACGGAGGCTCCATGGAGAAGAATGCAGACGCAGATAAGGCGGCTTCCGCCCACAAGGAGAAGCCTCTCGCCGAGGAGCAGGCCAGACATTACCAGTTGGAGGTGCTCGAGCAAGCAAAGAGCAGGAACACAATAGCCTTCCTCGAGACCGGCGCAGGGAAGACCCTCATTGCTGTGCTGCTCATCAAAAGCATATGTGACAAAATGATGAAGGAGAACAGGAAAATACTTGCCGTGTTCTTGGTTCCCAAGGTGCCTCTTGTGTATCag CAAGCTGAGGTGATACGCGAGAGGACTGGCTATCGGGTTGGGCACTACTGCGGAGAGATGGGTCAGGATTTCTGGGATGCTAGGAAGTGGCAGCGAGAGTTTGATTCCAAACAG GTACTAGTTATGACAGCTCAAATTTTGTTAAACATCCTCAGGCACAGTATTATTAAAATGGACGCCATACATCTTTTAATTTTAGACGAGTGCCATCATGCAGTGAAAAAGCATCCATATTCTCTAGTGATGTCAGAATTTTATCACACAACTCCGAAGGATAAGAGACCAGTTGTTTTTGGTATGACAGCTTCTCCTGTCAACCTAAAGG GAGTCACTAGCCAAGAAGATTGTGCCATCAAGATAAGAAATCTTGAGAGTAAACTGGATTCCGTTGTTTGTACTATCAAGGATCGGAAGGAGCTTGAGAAACATGTTCCCATGCCTTCTGAAGTTGTTGTCCAATATGACAAAGCAGCCACCCTTTGTTCCCTGCACGAGCAGATCAAACAAATGGAAGCTGCTGTTGAAGAAGCTGCACTCTGTAGCTCTAAGAGAACAAAGTGGCAGTTTATGGGAGCCAGGGATGCTGGGTCTAGAGATGAGCTGCGCCTTGTCTATGGTGTTTCTGAGCGTACAGAAAGTGATGGTGCAGCTAATTTAATCCAGAAGTTGAGAGCTATAAATTATGCTTTAGGTGAACTAGGACAATGGTGTGCTTATAAG GTTGCACAGTCCTTCTTGACAGTATTGCAGAATGATGAAAGGGCAAACTATCAGGTTGATGTAAAGTTTCAAGAGTCGCATTTAAAGAAGGTTGTTGATTTATTGCACTGCCAGTTGACTGAGGGAGCTGCAGTGAAAAGCGAGACGAATGATGTTGAGATGCATAACACTGAAAATCACAACCCAAGTGAACTTGAAGATGGGGAGCTGCCTGATAGCCATG CTGTTTCTGTAGGTGAACATGTAGATGAGGTTATCGGAGCTGCCGTGGCAGATGGGAAAGTTACCCCTAGGGTGCAGGCTTTAATCAAAATCCTTCTCAAGTATCAGCATACTGAGGATTTCCGTGCTATCATCTTTGTGGAGCGAGTTGTCACGGCATTAGTTCTTCCTAAG GTGCTTGCAGAGCTTCCATCTTTAGGCTTTATCCGATGTGCAAGCTTGATAGGTCATAACAACAATCAAGAGATGCGCACAAGCCAAATGCAGGATACAATTGCAAAATTTCGTGATGGTCGT GTTACACTGTTAGTTGCGACTAGTGTCGCTGAGGAAGGACTTGATATTCGACAGTGCAATGTTGTCATTCGCTTTGACCTTGCAAAGACGGTTTTGGCCTACGTACAGTCTCGTGGTCGTGCAAGAAAGCCTGGATCTGACTACATATTGATGGTTGAAAG GGGAAATTTGGCACATGAAACTTTCTTGAGGAATGCTCGAAATAGTGAGGAGACGTTGAGAAAAGAGGCTATAGAAAGAACTGATCTCAGTCATCTTGATGGTACTCTGTTAAATTCCATTCATATACCACCTGATTCGATGTATCAGGTCGAATCAACAGGTGCTGTTGTCAGCTTGAATTCTGCAGTTGGGCTCGTACATTTGTACTGTTCACAGCTTCCAAGTGACAG GTACTCAATTCTTCGTCCAGAATTTATTATGCAAAAACATGAGAAGCCAGGGGGTTCCATGGAATATTCTTGCAAACTTCAACTTCCCTGTAATGCTCCATTTGAGAAACTCGAGGGTCCTATATGCGGATCAATTCGCCTGGCACAGCAA GCTGTTTGTTTGGCTGCCTGTAAGAAGCTGCACGAGATGAGTGCCTTCACAGATATGCTTTTACCTGATAGAGGAAGTGGGGAAGGAGAGAAGACCGAAAAGAATGAAGGTGATCCACTCCCTGGAACGGCACGCCATAGAGAGTTTTATCCTGAaggtgttgctgaaattctgaga GGAGAATGGATTTTATGTGGAAGAGATGGCTGCCAAAGCACTCAATTTATTAAGTTGTATATGTATTCTGTCAATTGTGTGGATGTAGGGACATCTAAGGACCCTTCCCTTGCACAAATATCGaatttttctattatttttggCAGTGAGCTGGATGCAGAG GTTCTGTCGACACCAATGGATCTCTTTGTTGCCAGGACGATGATAACAAAAGCATCTCTTGTATTCCGTGGACCAATTGAAGTTACAGAAAGTCAG CTGGTTCTGCTGAAGAGCTTTCATGTTAGGCTCATGAGCATAGTCCTTGATGTTGATGTTGATCCCTCAACTACACCTTGGGATCCAGCAAAAGCATACCTCTTTGTCCCTGTAGGAGCTGAGAAGTGTGCAGGTGCTTTAAGAGAGATCGATTGGACTTTAATCAACAACATTGTGAACACTGATGCCTGGAACAACCCACTTCAGAAGGCACGACCAGATGTCTATCTAGGCAccaatgagaggacactcggtggAGATAAGAGAGAGTATGGGTTTGGAAAATTGCGTAATGGAACCGCTTTTGGACAGAAGGCACATCCAACTTATGGTATTAGAGGAGCCATTGCTGACTTTGATATTGTTAAAGCATCTGGCTTAGTTCCTTCTCGTGATAGAGGGTATTCAAGTGACTATCAGAACCAAGGCAAGTTGTTCATGGCAGATTCATGCTGGGATGCTAAAGATCTTTCTGGAATGGTTGTCACTGCTGCCCACTCAGGAAAGCGGTTCTATGTGGACTGTATTTGTTATAACATGAATGCAGAAAATTCATTTCCTAGGAAGGAAGGCTATCTGGGGCCTTTGGAATATAGCTCATATGCTGATTACTACAAGCAAAA ATATGGTGTGGAGCTAGTGTATAAGAAACAACCTCTTATACGTGCACGTGGTgtttcctattgcaagaatcttcTGTCTCCTAGATTTGAGCATTCTGAAG CTAGAGAAGGTGATTTTTCGGAGAACGTTGACAAAACATATTATGTCTATTTACCACCCGAACTTTGCCTTGTGCACCCACTTCCTGGATCACTCATTCGTGGAGCTCAGAGGTTGCCATCAATAATGAGAAGGGTTGAGAGTATGCTTCTTGCAGTTCAATTGAAGGAAACAATTGATTATCCTGTTCCCGCAGTTAAG ATATTAGAAGCCTTGACTGCTGCATCATGCCAAGAAACATTCTGCTATGAAAGAGCAGAGTTACTGGGTGATGCATACCTGAAATGGGTCGTGAGTAGATTCCTTTTCCTAAAATATCCTCAGAAGCATGAGGGTCAGCTTACAAGGATGAGGCAGCAGATGGTCAGTAACATGGTCCTCTATCAATTTGCCCTGAATAAAACTCTTCAATCATTTATTCAAGCAGATCGGTTTGCCCCATCAAGATGGGCAGCTCCCGGAGTACTACCTGTATTTGATGAAGAGACGAGAGAATCTGAACCGTCCATCTTTGGTGGGGAGTCAATACCTGGTAATGAATTACAGAAGGATTATGACGATGACTACACCGATAGCATTCAAGAGGAGGGCGAAAttgatggagattctagctgctaTCGTGTTCTCTCAAGCAAGACATTAGCAGATGTTGTTGAAGCACTTATTGGGGTCTATTATGTAGCAGGAGGGAAAATTGCTGCGAACCACCTGATGAAGTGGATTGGGATCCACGCCGAATTGGATCCTCAAGAGATCCCTCCCCCAAAGCCATATAATATACCTGAGAGCATATTGAAAGGCATTGACTTTGAGACATTGGAAGGCATCTTGGGTACCAAATTCCAGAATAAAGGTTTTCTTATTGAGGCTATAACGCATGCATCCAGGCCATCTTCTGGTGTTTCCTGTTACCAGCGGTTGGAATTTGTTGGTGATGCTGTGTTGGATCATCTCATCACGAAGCATCTATTTTTTACATATACTGATCTACCTCCTGGTCGCTTGACTGACCTGAGAGCTGCGGCTGTTAATAATGAGAACTTTGCAAGGGTTGCAGTTAGGCGTAAGCTGCACGGACATCTTCGCCATGGCTCATCTGCACTGGAAACACAG ATTCGGGAGTTCGTGAAGGATGTCCGAAAAGAGATTTCAAAATCAGGTTTCAATTCTTTTGGACTTGGGGATTGCAAGGCTCCTAAAGTTCTTGGAGACATTATTGAGTCTATAGCTGGGGCAGTATTCCTGGATAGTGGGTATGACACCTCGGCAGTCTGGAAG GTGTTCCAACCGCTCCTCGAACCTCTGGTAACGCCAGAGACCCTTCCGATGCATCCAATTAGGGAGCTCCAAGAACGGTGCCAGCAACAAGCAGAAGGGTTAGAATACAAAGCATCCCGGGCAGGCAATGTAGCTACTGTGGAAGTCTTTGTTGATGGTGTTCAGATTGGTGTAGCTCAGAATCCCCAGAAGAAGATGGCACAGAAATTGGCGGCGAGGAACGCACTCGTGGTCCTGAAGGAGAAGGAAACTGCAGCAAAGAAAGAGACAGAAAAGGATGGTGATAAGAGCAATGCTGGGTTCACCAGGCAGACCCTGAACGACACTTGCTTGAGAAGGCAGTGGCCAATGCCGCAGTACAGGTGCATAAACGAGGGCGGCCCTGCTCATGCTAAAAGATTTGTGTACGCGGTTAGGGTGAATACGTCGGATCGTGGATGGACCGACGAGTGCGTCGGAGAGCCGATGCCGAGCgtgaagaaggccaaggactCTGCCGCCATGCTTCTCCTTGAGCTTCTGAATCGAAGTTTCCCTGATAAGCCTGGCGGTAAGAAGTGA
- the LOC123449884 gene encoding nascent polypeptide-associated complex subunit alpha-like protein 2 encodes MVSEQTPVTTEPELESVDAAPVVKAEEPAEDGAPVVEDVKEGDGDEDEEEDEDDEEDDEDEDGELGVAGSEGSKQSRSEKKSRKAMMKLGMKPVTGVSRITIKRAKNILFVVSKPDVFKSPTSETYVIFGEAKIEDLSSQLQAQAAQQFRMQDLSKAMRPDAAAAAGAGAVADEEEVVDETGIEARDIDLVMTQASVSRAKAVKALKAHDGDIVSAIMELTA; translated from the exons ATGGTCAGCGAGCAGACGCCGGTGACCACCGAGCCGGAGCTGGAGAGCGTCGACGCGGCGCCTGTCGTCAAGGCCGAGGAGCCCGCGGAGGACGGGGCGCCCGTCGTCGAGGACGTCAAGGAGGGCGACGGTgacgaagacgaggaggaggacgaggatgaTGAAGAGGACGACGAGGATGAAGACG GCGAGCTGGGTGTGGCCGGGAGCGAGGGGTCGAAGCAGAGCCGGAGCGAGAAGAAGAGCCGCAAGGCCATGATGAAGCTCGGGATGAAGCCCGTCACCGGCGTCAGCAGGATTACCATCAAGAGAGCCAAGAAC ATCCTGTTCGTGGTGTCGAAGCCGGACGTGTTCAAGAGCCCGACGTCGGAGACGTACGTGATATTCGGGGAGGCCAAGATCGAGGACCTGAGCTCGCAGCTGCAGGCGCAGGCGGCGCAGCAGTTCAGGATGCAGGACCTGAGCAAGGCGATGAGGCccgacgcggcggcggcggcgggggccggggccgtcgccgacgaggaggaggtggtggacgaGACCGGCATCGAGGCCCGCGACATCGACCTCGTCATGACGCAGGCCAGCGTGTCCCGCGCCAAGGCCGTCAAGGCCCTCAAGGCGCACGACGGCGACATCGTCAGCGCCATCATGGAGCTCACCGCCTAG